Proteins encoded together in one Chryseobacterium sp. G0201 window:
- a CDS encoding helix-turn-helix domain-containing protein → MQKDSTLKYSNSRSTEITQQYFNFLDQHIDDVINGRVSEFLEISQIASKLAVSHKHLTDTVQKEVGNHPCHFYDSKIIEVAKKMLISTNLSIAEIARKLTYDPSNFSKFFKNWSGQTPGQFRKMHYK, encoded by the coding sequence ATGCAAAAGGATTCTACTTTAAAATATTCAAATTCAAGAAGTACAGAAATAACCCAACAATATTTTAATTTTCTGGACCAGCATATTGATGATGTAATCAACGGGCGGGTTTCAGAATTTCTAGAAATAAGTCAGATAGCTTCGAAATTAGCTGTTTCTCATAAACATCTTACAGATACTGTACAAAAAGAAGTAGGCAATCATCCCTGTCATTTTTATGATTCAAAGATTATAGAAGTAGCAAAAAAAATGTTGATAAGCACCAATTTGTCCATTGCAGAAATAGCCCGAAAATTAACCTATGACCCTTCAAATTTTTCAAAATTCTTCAAAAACTGGTCTGGCCAAACCCCTGGGCAGTTTCGTAAGATGCATTATAAGTGA
- a CDS encoding tetratricopeptide repeat protein, which produces MYNSNDYAVKKGFTLALTYINLGMTSNASKKTKEAEEYFSKALAICKKDNRNKNLKVTVLNEFAWLYYDQKKYEESTNYAEQAKVLEK; this is translated from the coding sequence GTGTATAACAGCAACGATTATGCTGTTAAAAAAGGCTTTACTCTTGCACTAACTTATATTAATTTGGGTATGACCAGTAACGCATCCAAAAAGACTAAGGAAGCAGAAGAATATTTTTCCAAGGCACTTGCTATTTGCAAAAAAGACAATCGAAACAAAAACCTTAAAGTAACCGTTCTTAATGAATTTGCTTGGCTCTACTACGATCAAAAGAAATATGAGGAATCTACTAATTATGCTGAACA